Proteins from a single region of Ziziphus jujuba cultivar Dongzao chromosome 1, ASM3175591v1:
- the LOC125423616 gene encoding uncharacterized protein LOC125423616 isoform X1 has protein sequence MPFLFFFFFNQLHKNPHLFFFNLPHLGSNLDRNFSLIFNQILHSTSIISWIRGMLFLFPFEAALFLLLERGLPSERHLFAALQFENPTALSKDLGISLIATKEGNFLEAERIFLGGPKSAGKFFQCTERRGRRRRRRKRERDESVFEFRWLHQIENEVGPFLGGVFSMGYFGVMRF, from the exons ATgccctttctatttttttttttttttaatcagctCCATAAAAACCCccatttgtttttcttcaaTCTCCCACATCTAGGCTCAAACCTTGACAGaaatttttctctcattttcaatCAGATTTTGCATTCGACCTCTATTATCTCATGGATTCGAG GAATGCTCTTTCTATTTCCCTTCGAAGCAGCTCTCTTCCTCCTGCTGGAACGTGGTCTCCCGTCGGAACGTCATCTCTTCGCAGCTCTCCAATTTGAAAATCCTA CTGCATTATCAAAGGACTTAGGGATTTCATTAATAGCTACAAAAGAAGGAAATTTTCTCGAAGCTGAGAGGATTTTCTTGGGAGGTCCAAAaagtgcaggaaaattttttCAGTGTACCGAGAGAAGgggaaggaggaggaggaggaggaagagagaGCGTGACGAGAGTGTCTTTGAATTTAGGTGGCTCCACCAGATTGAGAACGAGGTCGGACCTTTTCTTGGTGGTGT GTTTTCGATGGGATATTTCGGTGTTATGAGGTTTTGA
- the LOC125423616 gene encoding uncharacterized protein LOC125423616 isoform X2 — MPFLFFFFFNQLHKNPHLFFFNLPHLGSNLDRNFSLIFNQILHSTSIISWIRGMLFLFPFEAALFLLLERGLPSERHLFAALQFENPTALSKDLGISLIATKEGNFLEAERIFLGGPKSAGKFFQCTERRGRRRRRRKRERDESVFEFRWLHQIENEVGPFLGGVVGFRWDISVL, encoded by the exons ATgccctttctatttttttttttttttaatcagctCCATAAAAACCCccatttgtttttcttcaaTCTCCCACATCTAGGCTCAAACCTTGACAGaaatttttctctcattttcaatCAGATTTTGCATTCGACCTCTATTATCTCATGGATTCGAG GAATGCTCTTTCTATTTCCCTTCGAAGCAGCTCTCTTCCTCCTGCTGGAACGTGGTCTCCCGTCGGAACGTCATCTCTTCGCAGCTCTCCAATTTGAAAATCCTA CTGCATTATCAAAGGACTTAGGGATTTCATTAATAGCTACAAAAGAAGGAAATTTTCTCGAAGCTGAGAGGATTTTCTTGGGAGGTCCAAAaagtgcaggaaaattttttCAGTGTACCGAGAGAAGgggaaggaggaggaggaggaggaagagagaGCGTGACGAGAGTGTCTTTGAATTTAGGTGGCTCCACCAGATTGAGAACGAGGTCGGACCTTTTCTTGGTGGTGT TGTAGGTTTTCGATGGGATATTTCGGTGTTATGA